In Phaeobacter porticola, one DNA window encodes the following:
- a CDS encoding TVP38/TMEM64 family protein has translation MSDQSDQPDIANRSEGVAPAGESGERGKKTPALTRFLPLALVLVVAVIGAMTLGDYLTFETLRDNRVALMAFRDDNYLGLVGLFVLAYVVIVVFSLPGAAVASVTGGFLFGLVAGTVFNVLAATIGAVGIFLAARWGLGAMLTHRLEAAEGRVRTLKQALRENEIEVLLLLRLVPAVPFFVANLLPALVGVKLINFLWTTAVGIIPGAVVFTWIGVGLGAVFDRGETPDLSILWEPFVIGPILGLCVLATLPILLKKRRPATPGKDQ, from the coding sequence ATGTCCGATCAGTCCGACCAACCAGATATCGCAAATCGTTCTGAGGGCGTGGCCCCGGCAGGCGAATCGGGAGAGCGGGGCAAGAAGACTCCTGCGTTGACACGATTCCTGCCACTGGCGCTGGTGCTGGTGGTGGCGGTGATCGGTGCGATGACCCTTGGTGATTATCTGACGTTTGAGACGCTGCGCGACAACCGGGTGGCGCTGATGGCGTTTCGCGATGACAATTATTTGGGTCTCGTTGGTCTGTTTGTGCTGGCCTATGTGGTGATCGTGGTATTTTCGCTGCCCGGTGCGGCTGTGGCGTCGGTCACCGGCGGGTTCCTGTTTGGTTTGGTTGCGGGCACGGTGTTCAATGTATTGGCGGCCACGATCGGTGCTGTTGGCATCTTTCTAGCGGCGCGCTGGGGGCTTGGGGCGATGCTGACCCACCGGCTGGAAGCTGCGGAGGGGCGGGTTCGGACCCTGAAGCAGGCGCTGCGGGAAAATGAGATCGAGGTGCTGCTGCTGTTGCGGTTGGTGCCTGCGGTCCCGTTCTTTGTGGCCAATCTGCTGCCCGCGCTGGTCGGGGTGAAGCTGATCAATTTTCTGTGGACGACGGCAGTGGGCATCATTCCCGGTGCTGTGGTGTTCACCTGGATTGGTGTGGGCCTTGGCGCGGTGTTTGACCGGGGCGAGACGCCGGATCTGTCGATCCTGTGGGAGCCGTTTGTGATCGGGCCGATCCTTGGCCTGTGTGTGTTGGCGACCCTGCCCATCCTGCTGAAGAAACGCCGCCCGGCAACCCCCGGAAAGGACCAGTGA
- a CDS encoding dihydrolipoyl dehydrogenase family protein, which translates to MQELTCDLLVIGAGSGGLSVAAGASQMGADVVLLEGHKMGGDCLNYGCVPSKSLLASAKVAYGQAHASAYGVADQMPVVDYAAAKDHVQDVIATIAPVDSQERFEGFGVRVIRAYGRFVDDRVVEAGEHRITARRIVIATGSSPLVPPIDGLADVPYFTNETLFDLRERPEHLLIIGGGPIGMEMAQAHIRLGSKVTVIEGDRALGKDDPELASIVLDQLRGEGIEIAEGAQAETIASTEGGGIRVTAKDGRVFDGSHLLMAVGRKANIDKLNLEAAGVETNRAGVVVDDSLRSSNRRVYAIGDVAGGMQFTHVAGYHAGVIIRSILFGLPSKAKTNHIPWATYTAPELAQVGLTEEQAREKHGDRLEVARFDYHHNDRALAERKSKGLIKVMVVKGRPVGASVVGHQAGELVALWSMAIANNLKMSQVAGMVAPYPTISEVNKRVAGAYFSPRLFDSPMVKRVVQFVQRWLP; encoded by the coding sequence ATGCAAGAGCTAACCTGCGATCTTCTCGTGATCGGCGCCGGGTCAGGCGGTCTGTCCGTTGCCGCTGGAGCCAGCCAGATGGGCGCCGACGTTGTGCTGCTGGAAGGGCACAAGATGGGCGGCGATTGCCTGAACTATGGCTGCGTGCCGTCCAAATCGCTGCTGGCCAGTGCCAAGGTGGCTTATGGTCAGGCCCATGCCAGCGCCTATGGGGTTGCGGATCAGATGCCGGTGGTGGATTACGCTGCTGCCAAGGATCACGTGCAGGACGTGATCGCCACCATCGCGCCCGTGGACAGTCAGGAGCGGTTTGAAGGCTTTGGCGTGCGGGTCATTCGCGCATATGGCCGGTTTGTCGATGATCGCGTGGTCGAGGCCGGAGAGCATCGTATTACCGCCCGGCGCATTGTGATCGCTACGGGGTCCTCGCCCCTGGTGCCACCAATCGACGGGCTGGCTGATGTGCCGTATTTCACCAATGAAACGCTATTTGACCTGCGCGAGCGGCCAGAGCATCTGCTGATTATCGGCGGCGGCCCCATCGGTATGGAAATGGCGCAGGCCCATATCCGGCTGGGCAGCAAGGTGACCGTCATCGAGGGTGACCGGGCGCTGGGCAAGGATGATCCTGAGCTTGCGTCCATCGTATTGGACCAGTTGCGCGGTGAAGGCATTGAGATCGCCGAGGGCGCGCAGGCTGAGACTATTGCCTCCACCGAGGGTGGCGGCATTCGCGTTACAGCAAAGGATGGCCGGGTGTTCGACGGCAGCCATCTCCTGATGGCGGTCGGGCGCAAGGCCAATATCGACAAGCTGAACCTGGAGGCCGCAGGCGTTGAGACCAATCGGGCAGGCGTGGTGGTGGACGACAGTCTGCGCAGCAGCAACCGTCGGGTCTATGCCATTGGTGATGTGGCCGGTGGGATGCAGTTCACCCATGTGGCCGGCTACCATGCCGGGGTGATCATCCGCTCGATCCTGTTCGGGCTACCGTCCAAGGCCAAAACCAATCATATTCCCTGGGCGACCTACACCGCACCGGAACTGGCGCAGGTTGGCCTCACGGAGGAGCAAGCACGCGAAAAACACGGCGACCGGCTGGAGGTTGCACGGTTTGACTATCACCACAACGACCGCGCGCTGGCAGAGCGCAAGAGCAAAGGCCTGATCAAGGTGATGGTGGTCAAGGGGCGTCCCGTTGGGGCCTCTGTTGTGGGGCATCAGGCGGGGGAGCTGGTGGCGCTGTGGTCCATGGCCATCGCCAATAATCTGAAGATGAGCCAGGTCGCGGGGATGGTGGCCCCCTATCCCACCATATCGGAGGTGAATAAACGCGTCGCAGGGGCCTATTTCTCGCCACGGCTTTTTGATAGTCCAATGGTGAAACGAGTGGTGCAATTTGTGCAGCGCTGGCTCCCGTAA
- a CDS encoding sensor histidine kinase — protein sequence MLNTLSGRFLILTTVFVMLAEILIFVPSISRFRLDYLADRLERAQIASLALLADDMLETELEAELLENAGVFNVVLRRDEVRQLVLSSPIPSPISGTYDLRMSSPFALIGHAMKRLVTPENQIIRVIGAPVRDAGLLIEITIETKDLRDAMIDYGLRILLLSAVISIFTAVLLFAAVRRFMVKPIKGVIGYMQRYAAAPEDARGIIHPSAGVRELREAEEALMQLQTELTQALKQRERLAQLGGAVAKVSHDLRNILTSAQLFTDRIEMSEDPLVRRLAPKLVNSITRAVSLCEGTLAFGRAEEPAPTFGRVSLYGQVEDILESESLAGGTEGRIRFLNEVPVDLSLRADPEQLFRIVMNLVRNARQAIEATGQEGQITLSAREDTETWWISVADTGPGLPPKARENLFTPFQGGIRKGGTGLGLAIADELARGHGGMVVLRETGPEGTVFDICLPKGDGTL from the coding sequence ATGCTCAACACGCTTTCAGGCAGATTCCTGATCCTGACCACGGTCTTCGTGATGTTGGCCGAGATCCTGATCTTTGTGCCCTCCATCTCTCGGTTCCGGCTCGACTATCTGGCAGACCGGCTGGAACGCGCGCAGATTGCGTCGCTGGCACTGCTTGCAGATGATATGCTTGAGACTGAGCTGGAGGCAGAGCTCTTGGAAAACGCGGGCGTTTTCAACGTGGTTCTGCGGCGGGATGAGGTGCGTCAACTGGTGCTGTCCTCGCCGATCCCTTCGCCAATTTCCGGCACCTATGATTTGCGGATGAGCAGCCCGTTTGCGCTGATCGGCCACGCCATGAAGCGGCTGGTCACCCCGGAAAACCAGATTATCCGAGTGATCGGCGCGCCGGTGCGTGATGCAGGGCTGCTGATCGAAATCACAATTGAGACCAAAGACCTGCGCGATGCGATGATCGACTATGGGCTGCGCATTCTGCTGCTGTCGGCGGTGATCTCCATCTTTACCGCAGTGCTGCTTTTTGCGGCGGTGCGCCGGTTCATGGTGAAGCCGATCAAGGGTGTCATCGGTTATATGCAGCGCTATGCCGCCGCACCGGAGGACGCCCGCGGCATTATTCACCCCAGTGCCGGGGTGCGCGAGCTGCGCGAGGCCGAAGAGGCACTGATGCAGTTGCAGACAGAGCTGACCCAGGCGCTGAAACAGCGCGAGAGGCTGGCGCAGCTGGGCGGTGCGGTGGCCAAGGTGAGCCATGATCTGCGCAATATTCTGACGTCAGCGCAGCTGTTCACCGACCGTATCGAGATGAGTGAAGACCCGCTGGTTCGTCGCTTGGCGCCCAAGCTGGTGAATTCGATCACCCGTGCGGTGTCGCTGTGCGAGGGGACGCTGGCGTTTGGCCGGGCAGAGGAACCGGCGCCGACCTTTGGCCGCGTGTCCCTGTATGGGCAGGTCGAGGATATTCTGGAGAGCGAGAGCCTGGCAGGGGGCACAGAGGGGCGGATCCGTTTCCTGAATGAGGTGCCTGTGGATCTGAGCCTGCGGGCCGATCCCGAACAGCTGTTTCGGATCGTGATGAACCTGGTCCGCAACGCGCGTCAGGCGATCGAGGCCACGGGGCAAGAGGGGCAGATCACTCTCTCTGCCCGCGAAGACACCGAAACCTGGTGGATCTCCGTTGCGGATACTGGCCCCGGTCTGCCGCCAAAGGCACGCGAGAATCTCTTTACCCCGTTTCAGGGCGGTATCCGCAAAGGCGGCACCGGTCTGGGCCTTGCTATCGCCGATGAGCTGGCGCGCGGCCATGGCGGCATGGTGGTTTTGCGCGAAACTGGACCAGAGGGCACCGTGTTTGATATATGTCTGCCCAAGGGCGACGGGACCCTCTAA
- a CDS encoding helix-turn-helix domain-containing protein gives MRQPTKQHLDRHERLKADLRVRGSSLAKIARELGVTDSAVTLVGKRMCRPAKIEQALADALQTTPEQRFPDRYEER, from the coding sequence ATGCGTCAGCCCACAAAACAACATTTGGATCGACATGAACGCCTCAAGGCCGATCTTCGAGTCCGGGGAAGCTCTCTCGCAAAGATCGCCCGCGAATTGGGCGTGACTGACTCTGCTGTCACCTTGGTGGGCAAGAGAATGTGCCGGCCTGCAAAGATCGAGCAGGCTTTGGCGGACGCTTTGCAAACTACGCCAGAGCAGCGTTTCCCTGATCGTTACGAAGAGAGATAG
- a CDS encoding TIGR02300 family protein has protein sequence MPNEEWGVKRVCPTTGKRFYDLNKNPIVSPYTGEVVELNNGKSRMIEADAEDAASRKAKEKTDGDDAVLDDDEDVDLDLGDDVLDDDDDEDNVSLDEIADVAAEDDDT, from the coding sequence ATGCCCAATGAAGAATGGGGTGTAAAGCGCGTCTGCCCGACAACCGGCAAGCGCTTTTACGACCTGAACAAAAACCCGATCGTCAGCCCCTACACCGGTGAGGTTGTCGAACTGAACAACGGCAAAAGCCGCATGATCGAAGCCGACGCCGAAGATGCGGCAAGCCGCAAAGCCAAGGAAAAAACCGACGGCGACGACGCGGTGCTTGATGATGATGAAGACGTCGATCTGGATCTGGGCGATGACGTCCTGGATGATGACGACGACGAGGACAATGTCTCGCTTGACGAGATTGCCGACGTCGCCGCCGAAGACGACGATACCTAA
- a CDS encoding M48 family metallopeptidase, producing the protein MADHHLPGNPPVPLTLRRSARARRISLRISGLDGRVTLTLPSRVPDREALAFAREKESWIREHLSKHPDSIAVDYGCVLPIDGRPRQVVAGPGRRVLLEARSLIVPGAEKGANPGRRIQRYLQELARDRLAGASDGYAAVLGRSYSRISLRDTRSRWGSCSSDGALMYSWRLILAPPEVLRYVAAHEVAHLAEMNHSPAFWAVVQQLYGNYDGARDWLRREGNHLHRFRFSAP; encoded by the coding sequence ATGGCTGATCATCATCTGCCCGGAAATCCACCGGTGCCGCTGACTCTGCGCCGGTCGGCGCGGGCGCGCCGGATCAGTTTGCGGATCTCAGGTTTGGATGGACGGGTGACGCTGACTTTGCCCTCTCGGGTGCCTGATCGCGAGGCGCTGGCCTTCGCCCGAGAGAAGGAAAGCTGGATCCGGGAGCACCTGTCGAAACACCCGGACAGCATAGCTGTTGACTATGGCTGCGTGCTGCCAATCGACGGGCGACCACGGCAGGTGGTGGCAGGGCCCGGCCGCCGGGTATTGCTGGAGGCGCGCAGCCTGATCGTGCCCGGTGCCGAAAAAGGCGCGAACCCAGGGCGGCGTATCCAGCGATACCTACAAGAGCTGGCCCGTGATCGCTTGGCCGGGGCCTCTGACGGCTACGCGGCGGTGCTGGGACGCAGCTACAGCCGGATCAGCCTGCGCGACACCCGGTCCCGCTGGGGGTCCTGCTCATCCGATGGGGCCCTGATGTATTCATGGCGCCTGATCTTGGCGCCGCCGGAGGTGTTGCGCTATGTTGCGGCTCATGAGGTGGCCCATCTGGCTGAAATGAATCATTCGCCCGCATTCTGGGCGGTCGTGCAGCAGCTCTATGGCAACTACGATGGCGCACGGGACTGGCTGCGCCGCGAAGGCAATCACTTGCATCGCTTTCGGTTCAGCGCACCATAA
- a CDS encoding GntR family transcriptional regulator: MSNPIRPTAEPPTGSAHDRVYRALRTRIMHGEVAPGQALTLRGIGREFEVSMTPARESVRRLVAEGALFLSSSGRVSTPELTNERIEELAALRALIEVELASRALPRAHMALIDRLQSINANVAEMISKRDACGYIRTNLEFHRTLYLRAQAPAMLAMAETVWLQLGPTMRALYGRLRRTEPPQNHKLIIAALKAGDEPGLRLAVRSDVTQGLRLLAG, from the coding sequence ATGTCCAATCCCATTCGCCCCACCGCTGAACCGCCCACGGGATCCGCCCATGACCGTGTTTATCGCGCGTTGCGCACCCGCATTATGCATGGAGAGGTCGCGCCCGGACAGGCGTTGACGCTGCGTGGCATCGGGCGGGAGTTTGAGGTGTCGATGACACCTGCCCGCGAATCGGTCCGACGTCTGGTGGCTGAAGGGGCCTTGTTCCTGTCCTCTTCAGGGCGGGTCTCGACGCCCGAGCTGACCAATGAGCGGATCGAGGAACTGGCCGCTCTGCGTGCCTTGATTGAGGTGGAACTGGCAAGCCGCGCCCTGCCACGGGCGCATATGGCGCTGATCGACCGGTTGCAGAGCATCAATGCCAATGTGGCCGAGATGATCTCGAAACGCGACGCCTGCGGCTACATCCGTACGAATCTGGAGTTTCACCGAACGTTGTATCTGCGTGCGCAGGCACCGGCGATGCTGGCCATGGCAGAGACCGTTTGGTTGCAACTGGGGCCAACCATGCGGGCGCTTTACGGGCGTCTGCGACGAACCGAGCCGCCGCAGAACCACAAGCTGATTATTGCTGCGCTGAAAGCCGGGGATGAGCCGGGGCTGCGGCTGGCGGTGCGGTCTGATGTGACCCAAGGGCTGCGGTTGCTGGCGGGGTAG
- a CDS encoding DUF1206 domain-containing protein: protein MSDRLKSGRANRALPSQQTRNEILDQINPDDFSWAIPIMRAGYGGRALVYLTISGTSLWSIWQGGGAKGTTEALEWLDGGWGTIVLLAIILGLAAYAVWRVVDSVWDLEAYGAGIKGLIARTAMVVTGLVHFIMAGLAVTVLIDHQSGSGTGGDKIAQLASSPVGAILLGVAGLLTLGAAGYYLHKAWNEGYRTHLKANATTRRLNTPLKIGVAANGVVIGVIGALIIKAAMSASADNPDGIGSVFDWLRGQVFGQVLVTALCIGLLGFALFCCVNALYRVVPKASDRGTKTLGDALSGS, encoded by the coding sequence ATGTCAGACCGCCTGAAATCAGGGCGCGCAAATCGCGCCCTGCCCTCGCAACAAACCCGCAATGAGATCCTTGACCAGATCAACCCCGATGACTTCTCTTGGGCAATACCCATTATGCGTGCAGGCTACGGTGGTCGGGCGCTGGTCTATCTGACGATTTCCGGTACATCGCTCTGGTCGATCTGGCAGGGCGGCGGTGCAAAAGGCACCACGGAAGCGCTGGAATGGCTGGATGGTGGCTGGGGTACAATTGTACTACTCGCAATCATTCTGGGATTGGCAGCCTACGCAGTCTGGCGTGTGGTCGACAGCGTCTGGGACCTCGAAGCATACGGGGCTGGTATCAAGGGCCTGATCGCCCGCACGGCGATGGTGGTGACGGGTCTCGTCCACTTCATCATGGCGGGGCTTGCCGTCACAGTTTTGATCGACCATCAGTCCGGTAGTGGCACCGGCGGTGATAAGATCGCACAGCTTGCGTCGTCGCCGGTCGGCGCGATCCTCCTCGGGGTGGCTGGCCTGCTGACGCTGGGTGCAGCGGGTTACTACCTTCACAAGGCATGGAACGAAGGCTACCGAACACATCTCAAAGCCAACGCGACCACCCGGCGCCTTAATACACCCTTGAAAATCGGTGTCGCTGCGAACGGCGTGGTCATCGGCGTTATTGGCGCATTGATCATTAAGGCCGCCATGTCGGCCTCTGCCGACAATCCAGACGGTATCGGCAGCGTATTTGACTGGTTACGGGGGCAGGTCTTTGGGCAAGTCCTCGTCACCGCCCTCTGTATCGGCCTCTTGGGCTTTGCCTTGTTTTGCTGCGTCAACGCACTCTATCGCGTCGTGCCAAAGGCCAGTGATCGCGGGACAAAAACGCTGGGCGATGCGCTTAGCGGCAGCTGA